One genomic region from Nitrosopumilus sp. encodes:
- a CDS encoding transcription elongation factor Spt5 — MSEEIKSHLFAIRTTGGQEKVVMRLLEAKANANQINIQSVLLVDNLKGYVVIEAINPSDAYMAVEGVRHIRGQLRGELEFKDIEGYLIKKSTVSQLAVDNIVEITGGPFKGMKATITRIDAEKEEATVVLLDASYQLPVTVDANYLKLSSEA, encoded by the coding sequence TTGTCAGAGGAAATTAAATCACACTTGTTTGCAATCAGAACCACAGGAGGTCAGGAGAAAGTGGTAATGCGGTTACTAGAAGCAAAAGCTAATGCAAACCAGATTAACATTCAATCAGTTTTACTAGTAGACAATTTGAAAGGATATGTCGTAATAGAAGCAATCAATCCTAGCGATGCATACATGGCAGTAGAAGGAGTCAGACACATTCGAGGTCAACTAAGAGGAGAATTAGAATTCAAAGATATCGAAGGATATCTCATCAAGAAATCAACAGTTTCACAATTAGCAGTAGATAACATTGTAGAGATCACAGGTGGTCCATTCAAAGGAATGAAGGCAACAATTACAAGAATTGATGCTGAAAAAGAAGAAGCAACTGTAGTTTTGTTAGACGCATCATACCAACTACCAGTCACAGTAGACGCAAACTACCTAAAGCTGTCCAGTGAGGCTTAG
- a CDS encoding protein translocase SEC61 complex subunit gamma, with the protein MNPRQTLKNMANTMKMAKKPDKDEYQQHLRLVLLGIAGVGAIGFTIQFVFSVITFGR; encoded by the coding sequence ATGAACCCTAGGCAGACTTTGAAAAACATGGCCAATACCATGAAAATGGCCAAGAAACCAGACAAGGATGAGTATCAACAACACCTTAGACTAGTTTTGTTAGGAATAGCAGGAGTAGGAGCAATTGGTTTTACAATTCAGTTTGTCTTTTCGGTGATTACGTTTGGTAGATAA
- a CDS encoding D-aminoacyl-tRNA deacylase, giving the protein MELLVAYQDDPAGHNMAKYLSKEMTLDGDVFRGEFYDLLIIQTPAISADWLADKYDYDGFVFLSKHAAESGVLALTCHSTGNFSAAKFGGNDRQVAIPKPDFQKSYLQTLKKNQSQFSDFQITIEATHHGPTALPKPSIFVEIGTTEKQWTDESLCNSVAALVHKVMSQPVEKHPVAICFGGTHYPSKFTDELLDGKYALGTVIPKHALDDLDEKLFSHILEQNSMATAALLDWRGLGSNKQKVLDLLESTKLEVIKL; this is encoded by the coding sequence ATGGAACTACTAGTTGCGTATCAAGATGACCCTGCAGGTCACAATATGGCAAAATATCTTTCAAAAGAAATGACTTTGGACGGCGATGTTTTTCGTGGAGAATTTTATGATCTACTAATTATCCAAACTCCTGCAATTTCTGCTGATTGGTTGGCAGACAAGTATGATTATGACGGATTTGTTTTTCTCTCAAAGCATGCAGCCGAATCCGGAGTGCTAGCTTTGACTTGTCACAGTACGGGAAATTTCTCTGCTGCAAAGTTTGGTGGCAACGACAGACAGGTTGCAATTCCAAAACCAGACTTTCAAAAAAGTTATCTTCAAACTTTAAAGAAGAACCAATCACAATTCTCTGACTTTCAAATAACTATAGAGGCAACTCATCACGGACCGACTGCGTTGCCAAAACCCTCTATCTTTGTAGAGATTGGAACTACTGAAAAGCAGTGGACTGATGAATCATTGTGTAATTCAGTAGCTGCACTAGTCCACAAAGTAATGTCACAACCTGTTGAAAAGCATCCAGTAGCAATTTGTTTTGGCGGAACCCACTATCCTTCAAAATTCACTGATGAATTGCTTGATGGAAAATATGCTCTTGGAACCGTAATACCAAAACATGCTTTAGATGATCTTGATGAGAAATTATTTTCGCATATTCTTGAGCAAAACAGTATGGCAACAGCTGCTCTTTTGGATTGGCGAGGCCTTGGCTCTAACAAACAAAAAGTACTTGATCTTTTAGAATCAACTAAGCTTGAGGTAATCAAACTTTGA
- a CDS encoding MGMT family protein: MNLEQKIYKKLLEVPKGQITTYGELAKAVGLKNGQRAVGKIMNKNPYPVIIPCHRVVMSTGKIGGYAYGEHVKTKMLNDEGIQIQNGKIVELENKIYRF; this comes from the coding sequence TTGAATCTTGAGCAAAAGATTTACAAAAAATTGCTAGAGGTACCCAAAGGACAAATCACAACTTATGGTGAGTTGGCAAAAGCAGTTGGACTAAAAAATGGCCAAAGAGCTGTTGGAAAAATAATGAACAAAAACCCATACCCTGTCATCATTCCGTGTCACAGAGTTGTAATGTCTACTGGAAAAATTGGCGGATATGCATACGGGGAGCATGTGAAAACTAAGATGTTAAATGATGAAGGAATTCAAATTCAAAACGGCAAAATTGTGGAACTAGAAAATAAAATTTATCGATTCTAA
- a CDS encoding 50S ribosomal protein L19e, translating into MVVNLKAKKRLAARVTGVGVHRIRFDTDHLDDIADAITRENIRSLITANTIKIKSFTGTSKGRAHEKKAQKNKRGTTQGSKQGRKGARVGKKEVYVAKVRSLRRLLKIAKDRKDLTNPEFWALYKKVGGNTVRNKAHLRLLMDEIKEKRKD; encoded by the coding sequence GTGGTAGTAAATCTTAAAGCTAAGAAAAGACTCGCCGCCAGAGTTACTGGTGTAGGAGTTCACAGAATTAGATTTGACACAGACCACTTGGATGATATTGCAGATGCAATTACAAGAGAAAACATTCGCAGTCTAATTACAGCAAACACAATCAAAATCAAATCATTTACCGGTACCTCAAAGGGAAGAGCACATGAAAAGAAAGCTCAGAAAAACAAGAGAGGTACAACTCAAGGTTCCAAACAAGGACGAAAGGGAGCTAGAGTAGGTAAAAAGGAAGTCTATGTTGCAAAGGTTCGTTCATTGAGACGACTATTGAAAATTGCAAAAGACAGAAAGGATTTGACCAATCCAGAATTCTGGGCACTCTACAAAAAAGTCGGAGGAAACACAGTTAGAAACAAAGCACACCTCAGACTTTTGATGGATGAGATTAAAGAAAAGAGAAAAGATTAG
- a CDS encoding 50S ribosomal protein L32e has translation MTINKDLLAKREEAKENKPDFVRPESWRYVRLQTNWRKPKGIDHHQRKQKSRGRPGLVKVGYGGPKDARGLHPSGFTDNLVYNLNDLEKLDPKKDGIRFGHSVGTKKRKEIIVKAIEQKFKIFNARVSASGSKS, from the coding sequence ATGACGATCAACAAGGATCTACTTGCAAAGAGAGAAGAGGCAAAAGAGAACAAGCCAGACTTTGTAAGACCAGAAAGTTGGCGTTATGTTAGACTACAAACCAATTGGAGAAAACCAAAAGGTATTGATCATCACCAAAGAAAACAAAAGAGCAGAGGACGTCCAGGTCTAGTCAAAGTTGGATATGGAGGACCTAAAGACGCAAGAGGATTACACCCATCAGGATTTACAGATAACTTAGTTTACAATTTGAATGACTTGGAGAAGCTAGACCCAAAGAAAGACGGAATTAGATTTGGACACAGTGTTGGAACCAAGAAGAGAAAAGAGATTATCGTTAAAGCAATTGAACAGAAATTCAAAATTTTCAATGCGAGAGTGAGTGCAAGTGGTAGTAAATCTTAA